One Helianthus annuus cultivar XRQ/B chromosome 7, HanXRQr2.0-SUNRISE, whole genome shotgun sequence genomic region harbors:
- the LOC110866690 gene encoding uncharacterized protein LOC110866690 has protein sequence MDRHVHVVSEGGSQPTEKMPSVSAKEHRDQVCLDIGRFFYENGISFNAATSPSFTSILRSVGNFGRALKPPTMHELRTWILKEEVKTTTEMVNDIKATWKITGVSLLSDGWSDMRNRSLINFLVNNQYDTVFLKTVDASNCVKDAQKIFELLDGVIEEIMEDIVVQVVTDNVSNYKKAEEMLMKKRKKLYWTPCSAHCIDLMLEKIGELPQHKNALLKAKEVSNFIYNHQWLLSLARKILWKDLLRPAATRFATAFLTIQSLYDSKDALQQMFVSNNGRIVLGL, from the exons ATGGATCGGCATGTGCATGTGGTGAGTGAAGGAGGATCACAACCGACCGAAAAAATGCCATCGGTGAGTGCTAAAGAGCATCGAGATCAAGTTTGTTTGGATATCGGGAGATTCTTTTACGAGAATGGAATCTCGTTTAACGCAGCAACTAGTCCTTCATTTACTAGTATTCTACGTTCGGTTGGTAACTTTGGACGAGCATTAAAGCCTCCTACGATGCACGAGTTAAGGACTTGGATCCTTAAAGAAGAAGTTAAAACAACCACCGAAATGGTGAATGACATCAAAGCAACTTGGAAGATAACCGGGGTTTCATTGTTATCGGACGGTTGGTCAGACATGCGAAACCGAAGTCTAATCAACTTTTTGGTCAACAATCAATATGACACAGTATTTTTGAAAACGGTTGATGCATCGAATTGCGTTAAAGACGCTCAAAAAATTTTTGAATTGCTTGATGGGGTTATTGAAGAAATTAT GGAAGATATAGTCGTTCAAGTGGTGACCGACAACGTAAGTAACTACAAAAAGGCCGAAGAAATGTtaatgaagaagaggaagaaattgTATTGGACCCCATGTTCCGCCCATTGCATCGATTTGATGCTTGAAAAAATTGGGGAATTGCCACAACACAAAAATGCTTTGCTTAAAGCAAAAGAAGTTAGCAATTTCATTTATAATCATCAATGGTTGTTGAGTTTGGCAAGAAAGATTCTTTGGAAAGATCTTCTTCGACCGGCCGCCACAAGATTCGCCACGGCTTTTTTGACGATTCAAAGTCTTTATGATTCTAAAGATGCTTTGCAACAAATGTTCGTTTCTAATAATGGAAGAATTGTGCTTGGGCTATGA
- the LOC110866691 gene encoding uncharacterized protein LOC110866691 yields MERLVKDTEVYMKIEEQLILYKEKKGLFSYRVLWWDEYGYDTPELKAFAMKILGLTCSASACERNWSTFNQVHTKRRKRLTTERMDDLVFIMYNRKLKQKFVKRSNLKEDEDPLHVEKVMSDDEWIADPRDDDDDDDDEDAIEDDAANVVESDEVIRTTRGSGATKTRRGGGIIERGVGSSSSKKTKALHLINEDDDDEDWVEEDCEDDEDDVCYAI; encoded by the exons ATGGAACGACTTGTTAAGGACACCGAAGTGTACATGAAGATTGAAGAACAACTAATTCTTTACAAGGAAAAGAAAGGACTATTTAGTTATAGAG TTTTATGGTGGGACGAATATGGATATGATACCCCTGAACTCAAGGCCTTTGCAATGAAGATTTTGGGTCTTACGTGTTCGGCTTCAGCTTGTGAACGTAACTGGAGTACGTTCAATCAGGTTCATACAAAGAGAAGAAAACGGTTGACCACCGAGAGGATGGATGATTTGGTGTTCATCATGTACAATAGAAAGCTGAAGCAAAAATTTGTAAAAAGGTCTAATTtaaaagaagatgaagatccTTTACATGTTGAAAAGGTCATGTCTGATGATGAGTGGATAGCCGACCcaagagatgatgatgatgatgatgatgatgaagatgcaaTTGAAGATGATGCGGCAAATGTGGTGGAAAGTGACGAGGTCATTAGAACAACAAGAGGTAGCGGGGCAACTAAAACACGTAGAGGTGGTGGGATAATTGAGCGAGGCGTTGGAAGTTCCTCATCTAAGAAAACGAAAGCCCTTCATTTGATTAACGAGGATGACGATGATGAGGATTGGGTTGAGGAAGAttgtgaagatgatgaagatgatgtttGTTATGCTATTTGA